Proteins from a single region of Sneathiella aquimaris:
- a CDS encoding proline racemase family protein yields MNPIKTVEMHTGGEPLRIITEGVPLPDGLTLAEKRGYLRDEADHYRRFLMFEPRGHRDMYGALLVPADTDDADFGVIFMHSEGYGFMCGHAIIALGRYAVDHGIVEPINGVAHVTLQCPSGLIKATVDIHDGHSTAVRFESAPSFAFKTDQFVNTAPYGPVELDIGFGGVFYGILDAASIGLNISSTPVQDFIAAANILKNAISKEIEIIHPVEPELDYLYGVIFTDGQTGAGPKPSKNICVFADGQLDRSPTGSGNAARLAIMAAKGGLDENQDYHFESITGSVFKATVKSHTTVDRYKGVTVEVSGRAHYSGTAEFTVEDDDMLGSGFLLR; encoded by the coding sequence ATGAACCCGATTAAAACAGTTGAAATGCACACTGGAGGAGAACCGCTTCGCATCATTACCGAAGGGGTTCCGTTACCGGACGGCTTAACCTTAGCAGAAAAAAGGGGCTACCTGAGAGACGAAGCCGATCATTACCGCCGCTTTTTGATGTTCGAACCCAGAGGTCACCGGGATATGTACGGCGCGTTACTCGTCCCCGCAGACACCGACGATGCCGATTTTGGCGTTATTTTCATGCATAGTGAAGGATATGGTTTCATGTGCGGGCATGCGATTATTGCCCTCGGACGCTATGCGGTTGACCATGGAATTGTTGAGCCAATCAACGGCGTTGCCCATGTAACACTTCAATGCCCTAGCGGCCTGATCAAAGCAACGGTGGATATTCATGACGGTCACTCAACGGCTGTCCGTTTCGAAAGTGCGCCATCGTTTGCCTTCAAAACAGACCAGTTCGTAAACACCGCGCCCTATGGGCCGGTCGAACTGGATATCGGATTTGGTGGCGTCTTTTACGGCATTTTGGATGCAGCCTCTATTGGGCTGAATATTAGCAGCACTCCGGTGCAGGACTTTATCGCGGCGGCAAATATCTTAAAAAATGCCATCAGTAAAGAGATCGAGATCATCCACCCTGTCGAGCCCGAGCTCGATTATCTGTATGGCGTTATTTTCACGGATGGTCAGACGGGAGCCGGACCAAAACCGTCCAAAAATATCTGTGTATTTGCCGACGGTCAGCTGGATCGCAGCCCCACAGGATCAGGAAACGCCGCAAGGCTTGCAATTATGGCCGCAAAAGGCGGTCTTGACGAAAATCAGGATTACCATTTTGAAAGCATCACAGGATCTGTTTTCAAGGCGACGGTAAAAAGCCATACGACGGTTGATCGATACAAAGGCGTAACAGTTGAAGTCAGCGGTAGAGCCCACTACTCTGGGACAGCAGAATTCACTGTTGAGGATGATGATATGCTCGGCAGCGGCTTCTTATTGCGATAG
- a CDS encoding ABC transporter ATP-binding protein, whose amino-acid sequence MTNPQGLVDIQNVEKKFGGGGGFLSTKQPVVSALNGVSLTINKGDKFCLVGESGCGKSTLARTVIGLHPPSSGEIYYAGQRIDALSAKERRPYTLKMQMIFQNPYASLNPRMTVLQALEEPLQIHCPELSKKQVREKVEEVMLSVGNDPAWGDRYPHEFSGGQRQRISIARALMLDPEFVVADEPISALDVSIQAQVLNVMMDAQEQRDLTYLFITHDLSVVEHFGSRVAVMYLGTVCELADTKSLFATPRHPYTQALLSAIPKMGGGDDGKHVKMTGEVPTAMDLPEGCVFHPRCPFANDRCRKEVPKLLHNGETETACFAVEEGRI is encoded by the coding sequence ACTGAACGGGGTCTCCTTGACGATCAACAAAGGAGACAAATTCTGCCTGGTCGGCGAAAGTGGTTGCGGAAAATCGACCCTTGCGCGGACTGTCATTGGGCTTCATCCGCCAAGCTCAGGGGAGATTTATTATGCAGGGCAGCGAATAGATGCGCTTTCCGCAAAGGAGAGACGTCCTTACACTCTGAAGATGCAGATGATTTTTCAAAATCCTTATGCATCGCTTAATCCGCGCATGACTGTTTTGCAGGCTCTGGAAGAGCCCTTGCAAATTCACTGTCCTGAGTTGTCGAAAAAACAGGTTCGGGAAAAAGTTGAAGAGGTCATGTTGTCGGTTGGGAACGACCCGGCTTGGGGGGATCGGTATCCGCATGAATTTTCAGGAGGACAGCGGCAACGTATCAGTATCGCCCGGGCGCTTATGCTGGATCCGGAGTTTGTTGTTGCTGACGAACCTATTTCTGCGCTTGATGTTTCAATTCAGGCTCAAGTCCTGAACGTAATGATGGATGCGCAGGAACAACGGGACCTGACCTATCTTTTTATTACACACGACTTGTCTGTTGTTGAGCATTTCGGGAGCCGCGTCGCCGTGATGTATCTTGGGACCGTCTGTGAGCTTGCAGATACCAAGTCGCTGTTCGCAACGCCGCGTCATCCCTATACACAGGCTTTGCTCAGCGCAATTCCGAAAATGGGCGGCGGCGATGACGGCAAACATGTGAAAATGACTGGGGAAGTACCGACAGCCATGGATCTGCCAGAAGGCTGTGTGTTCCATCCCCGGTGTCCGTTTGCCAATGACCGGTGCCGGAAAGAAGTTCCGAAACTTCTGCACAACGGAGAGACTGAGACAGCGTGTTTTGCGGTTGAAGAGGGGCGTATCTGA
- a CDS encoding RNA-binding S4 domain-containing protein, whose protein sequence is MTTQPANTEDTIRVDRWLWFARFFKSRNLATKLVQSKKVRLNSVILAKPSVSVRAGDILTFPQAKNIRVIKILSIGERRGPAPEAQALYEDLAPPEDAPKKPESSSTTPKREKGAGRPTKADRRALDKFRQDADIQD, encoded by the coding sequence ATGACAACACAACCTGCGAATACCGAAGACACTATTCGCGTTGACAGATGGCTTTGGTTTGCCAGATTTTTTAAAAGCAGAAATCTGGCAACCAAACTGGTTCAGTCGAAAAAAGTCCGACTGAACAGTGTTATACTTGCAAAGCCAAGCGTTTCGGTCCGTGCGGGTGATATCCTGACTTTTCCGCAAGCGAAGAATATCAGGGTTATAAAAATACTGTCTATCGGTGAACGCAGAGGCCCCGCGCCAGAGGCGCAAGCGCTTTACGAAGATCTTGCGCCCCCTGAAGATGCCCCTAAAAAACCGGAAAGTTCAAGCACGACACCTAAACGAGAGAAAGGTGCTGGTCGGCCGACAAAGGCAGACCGACGGGCACTTGACAAATTCCGGCAAGACGCAGACATACAAGACTAA
- a CDS encoding helicase-related protein, which produces MTAVLGPTNTGKTHLAVERMMGHSDGMIGLPLRLLAREVYDRIVKQKGAANVALVTGEEKIIPPHAAYYICTVEAMPLDRPFQFIAIDEIQLAADPERGHIFTDRLLYARGRQETMFLGSDIIRDWIKKLVPDANFTSRERLSKLSYRGPKKLSRLPSRSAIVTFSSGDVYAIAELVRRQRGGAAIVMGNLSPRTRNAQVELYQSGDVDYLVATDAIGMGLNMDIDHVAFASTYKFDGLMGRHLNAAEFSQIAGRAGRHMNDGSFGVTANVEPLDDELVEQIEDHRFEKLRHLCWRNRDLPFNTTRDLIRALEQPPKYKGLVSPRDPDDYRTLKALAADPDIQRYSQNASKVRQLWQVCQVPDFRRTMHDVHVRLLKQIFMNLQDRSGTLPTDWIAGHLRKLEKSDGDIDTLATRIAHTRTWTYISHISDWVDDYKHWQNVARRIEDNLSDALHERLTQRFVDRRTAVLVRKLRDTGQLEAVINDTGEVHVEGHFVGTLTGLRFTADMSSGNSDGRTLRNAGNKAVAREITARAQAISSSEDEEFSLSDQGEIIWKEMTVGRLSKGESVLRPKVTLLASEQLNGVSLEQSTKRLNDWVTAEIEKRLNPLVKLADLPLVGAARGIAFQVSENLGALPRFRVNDQIRNLDKKDFGRLKFGGLRVGYEHVFMPILLKPDPTALRCLLWAIHEERSTIPAPPPAGRVSFEVTEKLPRNFYLTAGYALFDTLAIRLDMLDRLAGLLRRASRGLLETDTASNGNTADKTEKPEAEPKSDDTDPDLTETAPATSENVQGEAVDTSTDSGADADTGTTDASTEPVETEGTADEEATPPVQDDTAEDKSVAKADAKETQPSSPDTSSETSKKDKPRNLPFKPTHEMLSLVGTTREQFTLILENLGYGAKGEGDELTYQKVPFKKRKRPAAGQKPHKGQKKKPDGKKFKPNHPKQAPKAKQIDPDSPFAILKTLNTK; this is translated from the coding sequence GTGACCGCAGTCCTTGGTCCGACCAATACGGGTAAAACCCATTTGGCCGTCGAACGAATGATGGGCCATAGTGATGGCATGATCGGGCTTCCCCTTCGGCTTTTAGCGCGCGAAGTCTATGACCGGATTGTCAAACAGAAAGGCGCTGCTAACGTAGCCTTGGTTACCGGGGAAGAAAAAATTATCCCGCCTCATGCCGCCTATTATATCTGTACTGTTGAAGCGATGCCGCTAGACCGTCCTTTTCAGTTTATTGCAATCGACGAGATCCAACTTGCCGCTGATCCGGAACGTGGCCATATTTTCACTGACCGCCTGCTATATGCACGCGGTCGTCAGGAAACAATGTTTCTGGGCTCGGACATCATTCGGGACTGGATAAAAAAGCTGGTGCCCGATGCAAATTTTACAAGCAGGGAACGCCTTTCAAAACTGAGCTATCGCGGACCTAAAAAACTGTCGCGTCTTCCCTCACGAAGCGCGATTGTTACTTTTTCTTCCGGGGATGTTTATGCCATCGCAGAGCTTGTACGCCGTCAGCGCGGCGGTGCCGCCATTGTCATGGGAAACCTGTCGCCCAGAACGCGCAACGCTCAGGTAGAGTTATACCAGTCTGGAGACGTTGACTATCTGGTCGCTACGGATGCAATCGGCATGGGCCTCAACATGGATATCGACCATGTCGCTTTTGCCAGCACTTATAAATTTGATGGCTTGATGGGACGGCATCTGAATGCGGCTGAATTTTCGCAAATAGCAGGCCGTGCCGGACGTCATATGAACGACGGCAGCTTCGGCGTAACCGCCAATGTAGAACCGTTGGACGATGAATTGGTCGAACAAATTGAAGATCATCGGTTTGAAAAACTACGCCATCTATGCTGGCGCAACCGCGATTTACCGTTCAATACAACCCGTGATCTGATCCGGGCTTTGGAACAACCGCCAAAATATAAAGGGCTTGTCTCCCCTCGCGATCCAGACGACTATAGAACTCTAAAGGCGCTGGCTGCGGATCCCGACATTCAACGGTATTCACAGAACGCGTCGAAAGTCCGTCAGTTATGGCAAGTTTGTCAAGTTCCTGACTTTCGAAGAACCATGCATGATGTTCATGTACGACTTTTGAAGCAGATTTTCATGAATCTGCAAGATAGAAGTGGTACGCTGCCAACAGATTGGATCGCTGGGCACCTTCGAAAACTTGAAAAAAGTGACGGTGACATTGATACTCTTGCAACACGCATTGCTCATACTCGGACTTGGACGTATATTTCGCATATTTCTGACTGGGTAGATGATTATAAGCATTGGCAGAATGTTGCCCGTAGAATAGAAGATAACCTGTCAGATGCTCTGCATGAGCGCCTGACGCAAAGATTTGTAGATCGCCGCACCGCCGTTTTGGTGCGTAAACTGAGAGACACTGGTCAATTGGAAGCAGTAATAAACGACACAGGCGAAGTTCACGTTGAAGGACACTTTGTCGGTACTTTAACAGGTTTGCGTTTCACAGCAGATATGTCATCGGGAAATTCCGATGGACGCACATTGCGTAACGCAGGCAATAAAGCCGTCGCCCGCGAAATAACCGCGAGAGCACAAGCAATTTCCTCTTCTGAAGATGAAGAATTCTCCCTGAGCGATCAGGGCGAAATCATCTGGAAAGAGATGACCGTCGGACGGTTGTCAAAAGGAGAATCCGTGCTGCGGCCAAAAGTGACGCTTCTGGCAAGTGAACAACTGAACGGCGTTTCTCTGGAACAGAGTACCAAGCGGTTAAACGATTGGGTCACTGCTGAGATCGAAAAACGATTGAACCCACTCGTCAAACTGGCGGACCTTCCATTGGTCGGGGCCGCACGCGGTATTGCGTTTCAGGTCAGCGAAAATCTGGGCGCCCTTCCCCGCTTTCGGGTGAACGACCAGATCCGCAATCTGGATAAAAAAGATTTTGGCCGGTTAAAATTTGGGGGCCTTCGTGTTGGCTACGAACATGTTTTCATGCCCATTCTGCTAAAACCGGATCCAACCGCCCTTCGGTGTCTGTTATGGGCGATCCATGAGGAACGTTCCACTATTCCGGCGCCACCGCCTGCAGGCCGTGTTTCTTTTGAAGTGACGGAAAAACTACCAAGAAACTTTTATCTGACCGCAGGTTATGCGCTTTTTGATACCCTGGCGATCCGTCTCGATATGCTGGATCGGCTTGCCGGCCTTTTAAGGCGGGCATCTCGGGGCCTTCTGGAAACGGATACTGCCTCCAATGGCAATACGGCGGACAAAACCGAAAAGCCAGAGGCCGAACCGAAATCTGATGATACCGATCCGGACCTTACTGAAACTGCGCCTGCCACATCAGAAAATGTACAAGGCGAAGCCGTTGATACCAGCACTGACTCTGGCGCTGACGCGGACACTGGTACTACTGACGCCTCAACCGAGCCGGTTGAGACCGAAGGCACTGCGGATGAGGAAGCCACGCCACCTGTTCAGGACGACACAGCCGAGGATAAGTCGGTCGCAAAGGCGGACGCTAAGGAAACGCAGCCAAGCAGTCCAGACACAAGCAGCGAAACGTCCAAAAAGGACAAACCTCGTAACCTGCCTTTCAAACCAACCCACGAGATGTTGTCTTTAGTCGGAACAACCCGCGAGCAGTTCACGCTGATCCTGGAAAATCTTGGTTATGGCGCCAAAGGTGAAGGGGATGAGCTGACATACCAGAAAGTTCCGTTCAAAAAACGTAAACGGCCTGCCGCTGGTCAGAAACCTCACAAGGGTCAGAAAAAGAAACCGGATGGCAAGAAGTTCAAGCCCAACCATCCAAAACAGGCGCCAAAGGCAAAGCAGATTGATCCAGATTCGCCCTTTGCTATTCTGAAAACCTTGAACACGAAGTAA
- a CDS encoding NifU family protein, with amino-acid sequence MFIQTQPLSDEDRMQFFPGRQVLPNGSVLFDDAEKGKEKSPLAARLFDIPGVQAIEFGEDVITVTKLSAAEKGPMWIQLKPMVLAAIMDHYMTGMPVLNGPISEVGENSYSDEDQAIVDAVRELVEERVRPQLLDDGGDLGFKAYDPTTGLITLEMDSSGLSTPAFGTQIKIENTIKHFVPEISRVKFDRMVQETEVEDGDRPGLRTPEAEAIRILLETRINPAIAAHGGYIDLIDIQEDVAYVEMAGGCQGCGMADATLKQGVEVEIKKAVPSIGQVLDVTDHAGGTNPYYTGY; translated from the coding sequence ATGTTTATTCAGACCCAACCTTTGTCAGATGAAGACCGGATGCAGTTTTTCCCGGGCCGACAAGTGCTGCCAAACGGCAGTGTTTTATTTGACGATGCGGAAAAAGGGAAAGAAAAATCACCTTTGGCTGCGCGCCTTTTTGATATTCCAGGGGTTCAAGCAATTGAATTTGGCGAAGATGTCATCACAGTAACAAAGCTTTCTGCCGCGGAAAAAGGCCCGATGTGGATACAGCTGAAACCAATGGTTCTGGCGGCGATAATGGACCATTACATGACCGGAATGCCGGTGTTAAATGGCCCAATTTCAGAAGTGGGCGAGAATAGCTATTCTGATGAGGATCAAGCCATTGTTGATGCAGTAAGGGAGCTGGTCGAGGAAAGGGTGCGCCCGCAGTTACTGGATGATGGTGGCGATCTGGGATTTAAAGCCTATGATCCGACAACGGGACTTATTACCCTGGAAATGGATAGTTCCGGCCTCAGCACTCCTGCCTTTGGTACACAGATCAAAATCGAGAATACCATCAAACATTTTGTGCCAGAGATTTCCCGGGTGAAGTTTGATCGGATGGTTCAGGAAACGGAAGTAGAAGACGGTGATCGTCCGGGCTTGCGGACACCCGAAGCCGAAGCAATCCGCATTTTGCTGGAAACGCGTATTAATCCTGCAATTGCAGCACATGGGGGATATATTGACTTGATCGATATTCAGGAAGATGTAGCCTATGTGGAGATGGCTGGCGGGTGTCAGGGGTGCGGCATGGCCGATGCAACCCTGAAGCAGGGTGTTGAAGTCGAAATTAAAAAAGCCGTCCCATCAATCGGGCAGGTCCTTGATGTAACCGATCATGCGGGCGGAACTAATCCGTATTATACCGGTTACTAA
- a CDS encoding CDP-alcohol phosphatidyltransferase family protein, translating into MFDAALRHIINPPLNMLGARLAAIGVSANSVTLTGFVVGLLAVPCIIYESYLLALILIVVNRLLDGLDGAVARQSLLTDFGGYLDIVCDFIFYGAIVFAFSFASQGNAQAASFLIFSFIGTTSTFLTYAIMAEKHKITTDIRGLKSLYYLGGLTEGAETIATFVLFCLFPQFFVQIALIFGAMCWITTGTRIYAAWVTFKRKG; encoded by the coding sequence ATGTTCGACGCAGCCCTTCGCCATATTATCAATCCACCGTTAAACATGCTGGGTGCACGGCTTGCGGCTATTGGAGTATCAGCCAATTCAGTCACTTTAACCGGTTTTGTCGTAGGCCTGCTTGCAGTCCCCTGCATTATTTACGAGTCTTACCTACTGGCGCTTATCCTTATTGTCGTGAATCGGTTGTTGGATGGTCTCGATGGTGCCGTCGCGCGTCAATCATTGCTAACCGATTTTGGCGGTTATCTTGATATCGTATGCGATTTTATTTTTTATGGGGCTATTGTCTTTGCATTTTCCTTTGCAAGTCAGGGCAATGCCCAGGCCGCGTCCTTCCTTATTTTCAGTTTTATCGGCACCACGTCGACATTTTTGACCTATGCGATTATGGCGGAAAAACACAAGATCACTACGGATATTCGCGGTCTGAAATCACTGTATTATCTTGGTGGCCTGACGGAAGGGGCAGAGACAATTGCAACCTTTGTCCTATTTTGCTTGTTTCCCCAGTTTTTTGTGCAAATCGCCCTGATCTTTGGTGCGATGTGCTGGATAACAACAGGAACCCGCATCTATGCGGCCTGGGTTACTTTCAAAAGAAAAGGGTGA
- a CDS encoding cyclase family protein yields MTRWKVRPEGSNWGDFGEQDQNGRLNLITAETIREAAKEIQTGERFCLSLPLDLPGGNLLNAGRFPPEIRPTLRNGKANASYALSNDFPDFTDVISDDAVLIHMQYSSQWDGLSHVGHEFDVMGTGQTEKVYYNGFKAGQDIRGPEDEGGMYAHALGIETMAAKAVQGRGVLIDLYSRYRNDPVSVGYDDLMSIMEEDDILVEPGDMVCLHTGFAQLIVDMKGQPDAHRLHHSCATLNGRDVKLLNWITDSGLSTLIADNYAVETYPSHKGDGCCAALPLHEHCLFKLGIHLGELWHLTPLALWLKENGRSRFFLTAPPLRLPGAVGSPANAIATV; encoded by the coding sequence ATGACCAGATGGAAAGTAAGACCTGAGGGATCAAACTGGGGTGATTTTGGCGAGCAGGACCAAAATGGACGCCTTAATCTGATTACAGCAGAAACAATTCGGGAGGCAGCCAAAGAAATTCAAACTGGCGAGCGGTTTTGCCTAAGCTTACCGCTGGACCTTCCGGGTGGGAACCTGTTGAATGCAGGGCGGTTCCCACCGGAAATCCGACCAACGCTACGCAATGGAAAAGCAAATGCCAGCTATGCACTTTCCAATGATTTTCCCGATTTTACTGATGTGATCAGTGACGATGCTGTCCTGATCCATATGCAATATTCCTCGCAATGGGATGGTCTGTCGCATGTGGGACATGAATTCGATGTCATGGGAACCGGGCAAACCGAGAAAGTTTATTATAACGGTTTCAAGGCGGGGCAGGATATTCGGGGGCCGGAAGACGAAGGAGGCATGTATGCACATGCTCTGGGTATTGAGACAATGGCCGCGAAGGCTGTTCAGGGCCGAGGCGTGTTGATTGATCTGTATTCCCGGTATCGCAATGATCCTGTCTCTGTGGGATACGACGATCTTATGTCCATTATGGAGGAAGACGACATATTGGTAGAGCCAGGTGATATGGTTTGCCTTCATACAGGATTCGCACAGCTTATCGTGGATATGAAAGGGCAGCCGGACGCACATAGGCTGCATCATTCCTGTGCTACCCTAAATGGGCGGGATGTGAAGTTGTTGAACTGGATAACGGATAGTGGTCTTTCGACGCTGATTGCTGATAACTATGCAGTTGAGACTTATCCTTCGCATAAAGGGGATGGGTGCTGCGCGGCGCTGCCTTTGCACGAACATTGCCTGTTCAAGCTGGGCATCCATCTTGGGGAGTTGTGGCATTTAACGCCCCTTGCACTATGGTTGAAAGAGAACGGGCGCAGCCGGTTCTTTCTGACAGCGCCACCGCTTCGCCTGCCTGGGGCGGTGGGTTCTCCAGCAAATGCGATTGCAACGGTTTAA
- the scpA gene encoding methylmalonyl-CoA mutase, translating to MSEFPKPDRTEWDALAEKELRGRSVDDLIWDTPEGIDVKPLYTSEDVSGLELEQELPGFAPFKRGVRATMYANRPWTIRQYAGFSTAEESNAFYRRNLAAGQKGLSVAFDLATHRGYDSDHPRVVGDVGKAGVAIDSVEDMKILFDGIPLDKMSVSMTMNGAVLPILASYIVAAEEQGVSPDQLAGTIQNDILKEFMVRNTYIYPPAPSMRIIGDIIGYTSRNMPRFNSISISGYHMQEAGATQVQELAFTIADGLEYARAAIASGLKIDDFAPRLSFFFAIGMNFFMEVSKLRAARVLWARVMKQFDPQNPQSLMLRTHCQTSGVSLTEQDPYNNVIRTAYEAMAAVLGGTQSLHTNALDEAIALPTDFSARIARNTQLILAEETGVTNVIDPLGGSYYVESLTNSLVEDAWKIIQEVEALGGMTKAVESGMPKLQIEESAAKRQARIDLGEETIVGVNKYGLEKDDSNIEILDVDNTEVLRQQVARLEKIRSTRDETACQAALDALTEGAKGEANLLDLCVNAARVRATVGEISDAMEKVFTRHRAEIRSISGVYGAAYEGDEGFQKIQKDIEEFAQEQGRRPRMLVVKLGQDGHDRGAKVIATAFADIGFDVDVGPLFQTPAEAAKDAIESDVHVIGISSQAAGHKTLVPQIIAELKAEGADDILVVCGGVIPAQDYDALYDAGVAAIYGPGTNIPAAAAEVLELIRKQNS from the coding sequence ATGAGCGAGTTTCCAAAACCGGACCGGACAGAATGGGACGCCTTGGCGGAGAAAGAACTTCGAGGCCGGAGCGTTGATGACCTGATTTGGGATACCCCGGAAGGAATTGATGTTAAGCCGCTTTATACGTCCGAAGATGTTTCTGGACTGGAGCTTGAACAGGAACTCCCGGGTTTTGCTCCCTTCAAACGCGGTGTTCGGGCGACCATGTATGCCAACCGCCCTTGGACGATCCGTCAATATGCGGGTTTCTCCACGGCTGAAGAATCAAACGCGTTCTATCGCAGAAATCTAGCAGCTGGTCAAAAGGGTCTGTCCGTTGCGTTCGATCTTGCGACGCATCGCGGATATGACAGCGACCATCCAAGGGTTGTGGGCGACGTTGGTAAAGCCGGGGTGGCGATCGATTCTGTTGAGGATATGAAAATCCTGTTTGATGGAATTCCGCTCGATAAAATGTCTGTTTCCATGACGATGAACGGAGCCGTTCTTCCCATTCTGGCAAGCTATATTGTCGCAGCCGAGGAGCAGGGTGTATCACCGGACCAGCTTGCAGGAACGATCCAGAATGACATTCTGAAGGAATTCATGGTTCGGAATACCTACATCTATCCTCCGGCGCCGAGCATGCGGATTATTGGAGATATTATCGGCTATACGTCTCGTAACATGCCGCGTTTTAATTCTATTTCGATCTCCGGCTATCACATGCAGGAAGCTGGTGCGACGCAGGTTCAGGAATTGGCTTTTACAATCGCTGATGGCCTTGAATATGCCCGTGCAGCGATTGCTTCGGGTCTGAAGATTGATGATTTTGCCCCGCGGTTGAGCTTCTTCTTCGCCATTGGCATGAATTTCTTTATGGAAGTTTCCAAGCTGCGCGCCGCTCGTGTTCTTTGGGCTCGGGTAATGAAACAGTTCGATCCGCAAAATCCTCAATCCCTGATGTTGAGAACCCATTGCCAAACTTCCGGGGTCAGTCTGACCGAGCAGGACCCTTATAACAATGTGATCCGGACAGCCTATGAAGCGATGGCTGCTGTTTTGGGTGGAACCCAAAGCCTGCATACCAATGCATTGGACGAAGCGATTGCGCTACCGACAGATTTTTCTGCAAGAATTGCAAGGAACACCCAGCTTATCTTGGCCGAAGAAACAGGCGTAACCAATGTAATCGATCCATTGGGCGGTAGCTATTATGTGGAAAGCCTTACGAATTCGCTGGTTGAGGACGCCTGGAAAATCATCCAGGAAGTCGAGGCCTTGGGGGGGATGACGAAGGCGGTGGAAAGTGGCATGCCTAAGCTTCAGATTGAAGAATCTGCGGCGAAGCGCCAGGCGCGTATCGACTTGGGTGAAGAAACGATCGTCGGTGTGAACAAATATGGTCTCGAAAAAGACGATAGCAATATTGAAATTCTTGATGTGGATAACACCGAAGTTCTGCGTCAGCAGGTCGCCCGTCTTGAAAAAATTCGTTCCACACGGGATGAGACCGCATGTCAGGCAGCGCTTGATGCATTGACGGAAGGCGCAAAAGGCGAAGCCAATCTTTTGGATCTGTGTGTAAACGCCGCCCGTGTACGGGCGACGGTTGGGGAGATTTCAGACGCTATGGAAAAAGTTTTCACCCGCCACCGTGCCGAAATACGATCCATTTCAGGGGTTTATGGCGCCGCCTATGAAGGGGATGAAGGGTTTCAGAAAATCCAAAAGGATATCGAGGAATTCGCACAGGAACAGGGACGCCGCCCTCGTATGCTGGTTGTAAAACTGGGGCAGGATGGGCATGACCGAGGGGCAAAAGTTATTGCCACAGCCTTTGCTGATATCGGATTTGACGTTGATGTCGGTCCACTGTTTCAAACACCGGCGGAGGCTGCAAAAGACGCGATCGAAAGTGATGTGCATGTTATCGGAATTTCTTCTCAGGCAGCAGGGCACAAAACGCTGGTCCCGCAAATTATTGCGGAACTGAAGGCGGAAGGCGCTGACGATATCCTCGTTGTTTGTGGCGGGGTTATTCCCGCGCAGGATTATGATGCCTTGTATGATGCTGGTGTTGCCGCCATTTATGGACCGGGCACCAATATTCCAGCCGCGGCGGCGGAAGTACTGGAATTGATCCGCAAGCAAAATAGCTGA
- a CDS encoding cytidine deaminase, protein MTPKTNELLARATSIMAQAYAPYSNFSVGAAVLTSSGNIYVGCNVENVSFGLTICAERNAIAQAVAAEGPSIKLEEIVVTNKNADGKSIPCSPCGACRQVIAEFSHPQTAIQYRGKQTDIRVSMEQLLPDSFRF, encoded by the coding sequence ATGACACCAAAGACAAACGAGCTCCTTGCAAGGGCCACATCCATTATGGCGCAGGCTTACGCGCCTTATTCCAACTTCTCTGTTGGCGCCGCCGTTCTAACCAGTTCGGGTAATATCTATGTTGGCTGCAATGTTGAAAATGTTTCTTTCGGCTTAACCATCTGCGCCGAAAGAAATGCCATTGCGCAGGCGGTTGCCGCTGAAGGTCCATCCATCAAACTGGAGGAAATTGTCGTCACCAATAAAAATGCGGATGGGAAATCAATTCCCTGCTCGCCGTGCGGGGCCTGCCGTCAGGTAATTGCTGAATTTTCGCATCCTCAAACCGCAATTCAGTATCGCGGGAAACAAACTGACATTCGGGTTTCCATGGAACAACTGCTACCAGACAGTTTTCGTTTTTAA